In Terriglobus sp. TAA 43, a single window of DNA contains:
- the ilvB gene encoding biosynthetic-type acetolactate synthase large subunit, with amino-acid sequence MSDTANTAHHAPTLTGSEILWATLAGEGVTTVFGYPGGAILPIYDALRKFPSIHHVLTRHEQGAAHMADGYARASGKVGVCMATSGPGATNLVTGLATAMLDSIPMVAITGQVASKVLGTDAFQEVDITGITLPITKHNFVVTKAEDIASVVREAFQIARSGRPGPVLVDITKDAQQAACSFDFGMSKPRAYRPHPMLKAESEEMQAAIELMRASSRPVILAGHGIIHSEAEAEVLAFAERHKIPVATTLLGLGAFPASHPLALGMMGMHGESWVNNAIQNADLLLAFGMRFDDRVTGNLAHYAPNAKKIHIEIDPSEINKNVRVDVALIGDLKQVLQTMAPLIDATGAPATQDATKQWREEIRAMKGDASVRDIINLPDNGHLYAAHVINDIWQEAKAAGRLSNTIIATDVGQHQMWEAQYFRHEDSRSLVTSGGLGTMGFALPAAIGAKIACPEKDVWMIAGDGGFQMTAAELSTIQQEGLHINIAVINNGFLGMVRQWQEAFYDKNYSCSPILSPDFVKLADAHGIPGAHVTERKDVVPTVTKARTGTSSYLINFSVEKEDGVYPMIAPGSALHEMVRRPNPLIETSED; translated from the coding sequence ATGAGCGACACAGCGAACACTGCCCATCACGCACCCACTCTCACCGGATCAGAAATTCTGTGGGCCACACTTGCGGGTGAGGGCGTCACCACAGTCTTTGGCTATCCCGGCGGAGCCATCCTTCCCATCTACGACGCGCTGCGCAAGTTTCCATCGATTCACCATGTGCTCACACGCCACGAACAGGGCGCGGCTCACATGGCCGACGGATACGCGCGCGCCAGTGGCAAAGTAGGCGTGTGCATGGCCACCAGTGGCCCCGGCGCGACGAACCTTGTTACGGGTCTTGCGACGGCCATGCTCGATAGCATTCCCATGGTCGCCATCACAGGCCAGGTTGCGTCGAAGGTGCTGGGCACCGATGCATTTCAGGAAGTAGACATCACCGGCATCACGCTGCCCATTACGAAACATAACTTCGTAGTCACAAAGGCGGAGGACATCGCATCCGTTGTACGCGAGGCTTTTCAGATTGCACGTAGTGGACGCCCCGGCCCCGTGTTGGTAGACATCACGAAGGATGCACAGCAGGCCGCGTGCTCATTCGACTTTGGAATGTCGAAGCCGCGTGCCTATCGTCCGCACCCCATGTTGAAGGCCGAGTCGGAAGAGATGCAGGCTGCGATTGAGCTGATGCGCGCTTCTTCCCGTCCGGTAATTCTCGCTGGTCACGGCATCATCCACTCTGAAGCAGAGGCTGAAGTACTTGCCTTTGCAGAGCGCCACAAGATTCCTGTTGCCACAACTCTGCTTGGGCTTGGTGCCTTCCCTGCTTCGCATCCGCTGGCACTGGGCATGATGGGCATGCACGGCGAATCGTGGGTGAACAATGCGATTCAGAACGCGGATCTGCTGCTTGCGTTCGGCATGCGCTTTGACGATCGAGTGACCGGCAACCTGGCTCACTACGCGCCCAACGCGAAGAAGATTCACATTGAGATTGATCCGAGCGAGATCAACAAGAATGTGCGAGTCGATGTTGCGCTCATCGGCGATCTGAAGCAGGTGCTGCAGACGATGGCTCCGCTGATCGACGCAACTGGCGCACCCGCAACGCAGGATGCCACTAAGCAGTGGCGTGAAGAGATTCGCGCGATGAAGGGCGACGCCAGTGTGCGCGACATCATCAACCTGCCTGACAACGGCCACCTGTATGCCGCGCATGTCATTAACGACATCTGGCAGGAAGCAAAGGCTGCAGGACGCCTGAGCAACACCATCATTGCAACCGATGTAGGCCAGCACCAGATGTGGGAGGCGCAGTACTTCAGGCATGAAGACTCGCGCTCACTGGTGACCAGCGGTGGTCTTGGCACTATGGGTTTTGCATTGCCTGCAGCTATCGGGGCGAAGATTGCATGCCCCGAGAAGGATGTGTGGATGATCGCTGGCGACGGTGGTTTCCAGATGACTGCTGCTGAACTTTCCACCATTCAGCAGGAAGGTCTGCACATCAACATCGCTGTCATCAACAACGGCTTTCTGGGCATGGTGCGGCAGTGGCAGGAAGCGTTCTATGACAAAAACTATTCCTGCTCTCCGATTCTGTCGCCGGACTTTGTGAAGCTTGCCGATGCCCACGGTATTCCGGGAGCGCATGTCACAGAACGTAAGGATGTTGTGCCGACCGTTACGAAGGCACGCACGGGGACTTCGTCATACCTGATCAACTTCTCGGTTGAGAAGGAAGACGGTGTGTACCCGATGATTGCGCCGGGATCGGCTCTGCATGAAATGGTGCGTCGTCCGAATCCGTTGATTGAGACGAGCGAGGACTAA
- the ilvC gene encoding ketol-acid reductoisomerase yields the protein MAKTYYDQDADLSLIQAKKVAIIGYGSQGHAHALNLKDSGVDVKIGLRASSKGAEKAKAAGLEVLAVADAAKWADVIMVLVPDQTAAAVYKEIEPGLTAGKTLMFAHGFNIRFRTITPPTDVDVSLVAPKSPGHRVREVFTEGGGVPGLVAVEQDASGNALALALSYAKGIGCTRAGVLQTTFTEETETDLFGEQAVLCGGTAALVKAGFETLVEAGYQPELAYFEVLHELKLIVDLMYRGGLEYMRYSISDTAEWGDYVTGPRIVTPEVKKAMKSVLDDIQSGAFAERFIADQNSGRKEFEAFRAQDRNHPIEKVGAELRKSMPFLDPVKVENGTVVKA from the coding sequence ATGGCAAAGACTTACTACGATCAGGACGCAGACCTTTCCCTTATCCAGGCGAAGAAGGTCGCCATCATTGGTTATGGCTCGCAGGGCCACGCACACGCGCTTAACCTGAAGGACAGCGGCGTGGATGTAAAGATTGGTCTTCGCGCAAGCTCCAAGGGTGCGGAGAAGGCAAAGGCTGCTGGGCTGGAAGTGCTCGCCGTAGCCGACGCTGCAAAGTGGGCTGACGTGATCATGGTTCTGGTTCCGGATCAGACCGCAGCCGCCGTATACAAGGAAATTGAGCCGGGCCTGACCGCAGGCAAGACGCTGATGTTTGCCCACGGATTCAACATCCGTTTCCGCACCATCACGCCTCCTACAGACGTTGACGTGTCGCTCGTCGCGCCGAAGTCGCCGGGCCATCGCGTGCGCGAAGTGTTCACCGAAGGTGGTGGTGTTCCGGGCCTCGTAGCAGTGGAGCAGGATGCCAGCGGCAACGCTCTTGCGCTTGCCCTCTCGTACGCCAAGGGCATTGGCTGCACTCGTGCAGGCGTTCTGCAGACCACGTTCACAGAAGAGACCGAAACCGATCTGTTTGGCGAGCAGGCTGTTCTGTGCGGTGGTACCGCTGCACTAGTGAAGGCTGGCTTTGAGACGCTGGTGGAAGCTGGCTATCAGCCGGAACTGGCTTACTTCGAAGTACTGCACGAGCTGAAGCTCATCGTCGACCTGATGTACCGCGGCGGCCTGGAGTACATGCGTTATTCCATCTCTGACACTGCAGAGTGGGGCGACTACGTGACCGGACCGCGCATTGTGACGCCGGAAGTGAAGAAGGCCATGAAGTCCGTTCTGGATGACATCCAGTCCGGTGCATTCGCAGAGCGCTTCATTGCAGACCAGAACAGCGGCCGTAAGGAGTTCGAGGCGTTCCGTGCACAGGATCGCAATCACCCCATCGAGAAAGTCGGTGCAGAGCTCCGCAAGAGCATGCCCTTCCTGGATCCGGTGAAGGTGGAAAACGGCACAGTCGTAAAGGCTTAA
- a CDS encoding transposase, whose amino-acid sequence MQIIDHVLLHVIFSTQRQQPVLKDDALRAAVYAAIRDRLSHSENICLAVGGTADHVHVALFLSRKMTAHKLVDHLKKVTVPVVRQSGEPNAFFKWQQSYMVFSVGLADRDALIHYVQTQEEVHRARTFQQELLAMFAKYDVGFDERFVWK is encoded by the coding sequence ATGCAGATCATTGATCATGTGTTGCTGCACGTGATCTTCAGCACGCAACGGCAGCAGCCGGTGCTGAAGGACGATGCGCTTCGCGCCGCTGTGTATGCGGCCATTCGCGACCGGCTCAGTCATTCCGAGAACATCTGCCTCGCGGTTGGAGGAACAGCTGATCATGTTCACGTTGCACTGTTCCTTTCGCGCAAGATGACTGCGCACAAGCTTGTCGATCATCTGAAGAAGGTCACGGTTCCCGTTGTTCGTCAGAGCGGGGAACCGAACGCCTTCTTCAAATGGCAGCAGAGTTACATGGTCTTCTCGGTTGGCCTTGCGGACCGTGATGCGCTCATCCACTACGTGCAAACGCAGGAAGAAGTCCATCGCGCGCGAACCTTCCAGCAGGAATTGCTGGCCATGTTCGCAAAGTACGATGTCGGCTTCGACGAGCGTTTTGTGTGGAAGTGA
- the ilvD gene encoding dihydroxy-acid dehydratase — MSNELDPGKRNSIVLTEGPNRAAARAMLRSVGFTKDDLHKPIIGIANTWTEIGPCNYHLRDIAEAVKEGIRAAGGTPMEFNTITISDGITMGTEGMKASLISRDMIADSIELVSRGNSFDGLVCIAGCDKNMPGAIMALARLDIPGMMLYGGSIAPGHMHVGADGKTPQPGSDKTIDITIQQVFEAIGAHAAGKIDDAQLEEAEGTACPGPGACGGQFTANTMAMAGEFLGISPMEITGVPAMSKDKHAASREAGKLVMDLVRKNIKPSDILTRQSMEDAIAAVCASGGSTNAVLHLIAVAHELKMPLTMDDFDIISEKTPFICDLQPGGKRVARDYQDAGGSRVLAARLVEKGLLHGNTPTVSGKTVREEAKAAQETPGQDVILPWSNPLKPTGGLVILKGNLAPDGCVVKVAGHERVLHTGPARVFDSEDLCFKAVEAGEIKPNDVCVIRYEGPKGGPGMREMLAVTAAIKGIPELSETVALLTDGRFSGATRGLMAGHVAPEAFDGGPIAFVHEGDTITFDIKARELRVNISEEELAKRKANFKRPEPRYKRGVFAKYANTVSSASLGAVTS; from the coding sequence GTGAGCAACGAACTCGATCCCGGTAAACGTAATTCCATCGTCCTTACTGAAGGCCCCAATCGTGCAGCTGCACGCGCCATGCTGCGCAGCGTTGGTTTTACCAAGGATGACCTGCACAAGCCCATCATTGGCATTGCAAACACTTGGACAGAGATTGGTCCTTGTAACTATCACCTCCGCGACATTGCTGAGGCAGTGAAGGAAGGTATCCGCGCTGCAGGCGGCACACCGATGGAATTCAACACCATCACCATCTCCGACGGCATCACGATGGGCACGGAAGGCATGAAGGCATCGCTCATCTCGCGCGACATGATTGCTGACTCCATTGAACTGGTCTCGCGTGGCAATAGTTTTGATGGACTGGTATGTATCGCAGGATGCGACAAGAACATGCCCGGCGCAATCATGGCGCTGGCGCGCCTGGATATACCCGGCATGATGCTGTACGGCGGTTCGATTGCCCCGGGCCACATGCATGTGGGTGCGGATGGCAAGACGCCGCAGCCCGGTAGCGACAAGACCATCGACATCACGATTCAGCAGGTGTTTGAAGCTATTGGCGCGCACGCAGCGGGCAAGATTGACGATGCGCAATTGGAAGAAGCCGAAGGCACCGCATGCCCCGGACCCGGCGCATGTGGTGGCCAGTTCACGGCGAACACTATGGCTATGGCGGGTGAATTTCTGGGCATCAGCCCCATGGAAATCACCGGCGTCCCGGCGATGAGTAAGGACAAGCACGCCGCGAGCCGCGAAGCTGGCAAGCTGGTGATGGATCTGGTGCGCAAGAACATTAAGCCTTCAGACATCCTCACGCGTCAGTCCATGGAGGATGCCATTGCTGCAGTGTGCGCCAGCGGTGGCAGCACCAATGCTGTGCTTCACCTGATCGCCGTTGCGCATGAACTGAAGATGCCACTCACCATGGACGACTTCGACATCATCAGCGAGAAGACTCCGTTCATCTGCGATCTGCAGCCGGGTGGCAAGCGTGTCGCACGCGATTATCAGGACGCTGGTGGATCGCGTGTGTTGGCAGCGCGTCTGGTTGAAAAGGGATTGCTCCACGGCAACACCCCAACCGTGAGCGGCAAGACAGTTCGCGAAGAAGCAAAAGCTGCACAGGAAACTCCGGGACAGGATGTGATCCTTCCTTGGTCGAACCCGCTGAAGCCTACTGGCGGACTTGTGATCCTGAAGGGCAATCTTGCACCCGATGGTTGTGTGGTGAAGGTAGCGGGACATGAACGCGTTCTCCACACTGGCCCTGCACGTGTGTTTGATTCGGAAGACCTTTGCTTCAAGGCTGTGGAAGCTGGTGAGATCAAGCCGAACGATGTCTGCGTGATTCGCTACGAAGGACCGAAAGGTGGTCCCGGTATGCGCGAAATGCTCGCTGTTACCGCTGCGATCAAGGGCATTCCTGAGTTGAGCGAGACGGTTGCTCTGCTTACCGACGGACGTTTTTCCGGCGCAACGCGTGGCCTGATGGCTGGTCACGTGGCACCGGAAGCGTTTGACGGTGGACCGATCGCCTTTGTACACGAAGGCGACACCATCACTTTCGACATCAAGGCACGCGAACTCCGCGTGAACATCAGCGAAGAAGAGCTTGCCAAGCGGAAGGCGAACTTCAAGAGGCCGGAACCTCGCTATAAGCGTGGCGTGTTTGCGAAGTATGCCAACACAGTCAGCTCGGCCAGCCTTGGCGCAGTGACCAGCTAG
- a CDS encoding NAD(P)-dependent oxidoreductase — protein sequence MKVVLYGATGKSGKVILKELVDRGHTVVAVARNPQNVDKLANVSVVQDDLTNVAKTAQILKDANADAVVSALGPPLDNTDALLPISANLVEAIKQNNGPRLIVVGGAGGLFVAPGVTLRDSGYLPEAWLPIVDTHINLYNSLKNGTGITWTYFAPAGFFEPGERTGKFRLDTDNLVADAQGTSRISFEDYAIALVNELEAPKHLNQRFTIGY from the coding sequence ATGAAGGTTGTTCTTTACGGTGCTACTGGAAAATCCGGCAAGGTGATTTTGAAAGAGTTGGTGGATCGCGGTCATACGGTCGTTGCCGTGGCGCGTAATCCGCAGAACGTGGACAAACTGGCGAACGTCAGCGTGGTGCAGGATGACCTGACGAACGTTGCCAAAACCGCACAGATCCTGAAGGATGCGAATGCGGACGCGGTTGTTTCCGCACTTGGCCCGCCGTTGGATAACACAGATGCCCTGCTGCCCATCTCTGCAAATCTGGTGGAAGCGATCAAGCAGAACAACGGACCTCGCTTGATTGTGGTTGGCGGTGCTGGCGGATTGTTCGTGGCTCCCGGCGTAACGCTGCGTGACAGCGGCTATCTGCCGGAGGCATGGCTTCCCATCGTGGACACGCACATCAATCTTTACAACAGCCTGAAGAATGGCACCGGCATCACCTGGACGTACTTTGCCCCCGCAGGCTTCTTCGAGCCGGGTGAGCGCACCGGCAAGTTCCGTCTGGATACGGACAATCTTGTGGCAGATGCACAGGGCACCAGCCGCATTTCGTTTGAAGACTATGCCATCGCACTGGTGAATGAGTTGGAAGCACCGAAGCATCTGAACCAGCGCTTCACCATCGGCTACTAA
- a CDS encoding DHA2 family efflux MFS transporter permease subunit gives MNSEAVAVLSQPNVKRPAVNPWVVALTVTLATFMELLDTSIANVSLPHIAGGLGRSFDEVTWVLTTYLVANAVVLPMSAWLSRVFGRKNYYMACVALFTVTSLLCGIAPTLPFMLMARILQGVGGGGLAPVEQAILVDTFPPAKRASAFALYTVAIVTAPAIGPVLGGWITDNYDWRWVFLINIPIGILSLFLTNRFVHDPESFAAERATVYKPNGRLKVDGVGIALIGLGSAALEVLLDRGQIEDWFGSTFIVWMAIAAIVCLGSAVIWELRQTDPVIDFRLLKVRNFAIACAFYFLFGVGLFASTTLIPQILQSLYGYRAIDAGLVLGPGAFVITVLAPVGAQLVQRHIIHPRVLLFGAVTVVGISFLHYSSFTLQTDYAHYAWARALQGLGYAFFFVPLTMLAYSELRPDQNNRASSLTNFFRNWGGSFGIAFATALAERRENLHQSNVGSWLNGSSAALQNTVQQTTAYLQTHGFSHADAVSAAYARIYGQLQAQSELLAFMDCFFLIGVMTLAAVPLLFLVRNFRVGGGGGGAH, from the coding sequence ATGAATTCTGAAGCTGTGGCCGTTCTTTCACAGCCTAATGTAAAGCGGCCTGCAGTAAACCCATGGGTGGTGGCATTGACGGTCACCCTGGCGACTTTTATGGAGCTTCTGGATACCTCGATTGCGAATGTGTCGTTGCCGCACATTGCTGGCGGTCTGGGGCGCAGTTTCGATGAAGTGACATGGGTGTTGACGACCTATCTGGTGGCGAATGCCGTGGTGCTCCCTATGTCGGCATGGCTTAGCCGTGTCTTTGGCCGCAAGAACTATTACATGGCGTGCGTTGCTCTGTTTACCGTGACTTCGTTACTGTGTGGTATCGCTCCCACTCTGCCGTTCATGCTGATGGCGCGGATTTTGCAGGGCGTGGGTGGTGGCGGATTGGCTCCTGTGGAACAAGCCATTCTGGTAGATACCTTTCCACCAGCAAAACGAGCATCGGCCTTCGCGCTTTACACCGTCGCTATCGTCACTGCTCCTGCTATTGGCCCCGTCTTGGGCGGATGGATCACAGACAACTATGACTGGCGCTGGGTCTTTCTCATCAACATCCCCATCGGAATCCTGTCGCTCTTTCTCACCAACCGCTTTGTACATGATCCGGAGAGCTTCGCCGCAGAACGCGCAACGGTGTATAAGCCGAATGGCCGCCTCAAGGTGGATGGCGTGGGAATCGCTCTCATCGGACTTGGATCGGCTGCACTGGAAGTGTTGTTGGATAGAGGCCAGATCGAAGACTGGTTCGGCTCAACCTTCATTGTGTGGATGGCCATCGCTGCAATCGTCTGTCTTGGGTCTGCAGTGATATGGGAGTTGCGACAGACGGACCCGGTGATCGATTTCCGTCTATTAAAGGTGCGCAACTTCGCTATCGCGTGCGCATTCTATTTCCTCTTTGGTGTTGGCCTCTTCGCATCTACCACCCTCATACCGCAGATACTGCAATCGCTCTATGGATATCGCGCCATTGATGCTGGGCTCGTACTTGGACCGGGCGCGTTTGTGATTACAGTTCTCGCTCCGGTGGGTGCGCAGCTTGTGCAGCGGCACATTATTCATCCACGCGTACTCCTCTTCGGTGCAGTTACTGTTGTTGGCATATCGTTCCTTCACTACAGCAGCTTTACCCTGCAGACGGATTATGCGCACTATGCTTGGGCGCGTGCTTTGCAGGGACTCGGATATGCCTTCTTCTTTGTGCCGCTGACTATGCTGGCTTATTCGGAGTTACGGCCTGATCAAAACAATCGAGCTTCCAGCCTGACCAATTTCTTCCGCAACTGGGGCGGGTCCTTCGGAATCGCGTTTGCCACGGCACTTGCAGAACGGCGTGAGAATCTGCACCAAAGCAATGTTGGTTCCTGGTTGAATGGATCTTCCGCTGCATTGCAGAACACCGTGCAACAAACGACGGCCTACTTACAGACGCACGGATTCTCACATGCGGATGCGGTGTCCGCAGCGTATGCGCGTATCTATGGGCAGCTACAGGCGCAGAGCGAGTTGCTTGCCTTCATGGATTGCTTCTTCCTTATCGGGGTCATGACGCTGGCAGCAGTACCGCTTCTGTTTCTTGTGCGTAACTTCCGCGTTGGTGGCGGCGGAGGTGGCGCGCACTAA
- a CDS encoding NAD(P)-dependent alcohol dehydrogenase: MTATALRLSGDFSIDALTFDDVTLPEPAPHDVLVKIHAASLNYRDLMLVQGRYDPHVQKPRIPCSDGAGEVVAIGSAVTTFRKGDRVLAPFFLDWLDGPPTAAAPASALGGAIDGTLTTHQIFPERALVAIPEKFSYAEAATFPCAATTAWHALVSTANIGPQDTVLLLGTGGVSIFGLQIAKLRGARILITSSSDEKLGRALSLGADHGINYRRHPDWDKQVRDITGKVGATHVLEVGGAGTLPLSLRSAAIGAQVSVIGVLTGLEEPLNIGQILMKTLRVQGIYVGSRAMLAESLQAFADNDIHPIIDRSFEFERSKEAFHALEKAHHFGKTVITFPS, encoded by the coding sequence ATGACTGCCACAGCACTTCGCCTGAGTGGAGACTTCTCCATCGACGCATTGACCTTTGATGATGTGACGCTGCCCGAGCCTGCGCCGCATGACGTTCTGGTGAAGATTCACGCAGCATCGCTGAACTATCGCGACCTGATGCTGGTGCAGGGTCGGTACGATCCGCATGTGCAAAAGCCGCGGATTCCCTGCTCCGACGGCGCAGGGGAAGTTGTTGCGATTGGCTCTGCTGTCACCACGTTTCGCAAGGGCGATCGCGTTCTGGCGCCCTTCTTTCTCGACTGGCTTGACGGTCCCCCGACTGCTGCGGCGCCAGCCTCTGCATTGGGTGGCGCAATCGACGGCACACTAACGACGCACCAGATTTTTCCAGAACGTGCGCTCGTCGCCATTCCCGAAAAGTTCAGCTATGCAGAAGCTGCCACCTTCCCATGCGCCGCAACCACCGCATGGCACGCGCTGGTGAGTACGGCGAACATTGGCCCGCAGGATACGGTGCTGTTGCTAGGCACAGGCGGCGTCAGCATCTTCGGTCTTCAAATCGCAAAGTTGCGCGGTGCACGCATCCTTATCACCAGTAGTTCTGACGAGAAGCTGGGACGTGCCTTGTCACTGGGTGCAGACCATGGCATCAACTACCGTCGTCATCCTGATTGGGACAAACAGGTGCGTGACATCACTGGTAAAGTCGGCGCTACACACGTACTTGAAGTGGGAGGCGCAGGTACGCTGCCGCTATCGCTACGCTCCGCAGCCATCGGTGCGCAAGTGAGTGTGATCGGCGTACTCACAGGCCTCGAAGAGCCGCTGAACATCGGGCAGATCCTGATGAAGACACTGCGTGTTCAGGGCATTTATGTTGGATCGCGAGCAATGTTGGCGGAATCGCTCCAGGCGTTCGCAGACAACGATATCCATCCCATCATTGATCGCTCGTTTGAGTTTGAACGCTCAAAAGAGGCATTTCACGCACTTGAGAAAGCCCACCACTTTGGCAAGACTGTTATCACTTTTCCGTCTTAG
- the leuD gene encoding 3-isopropylmalate dehydratase small subunit, translating to MEPINVLTSKAMPLPLPNIDTDQIIPKQFLKRIERTGYGDFLFYDWRYNLDVPDDVSPNKDFVLNKPEYQGAEILIAEKNFGCGSSREHAAWAIFQYGFRVVIAPTFADIFYSNAGKNGIILVRLSEEDVTALMTHCTEDTNNQVTVNLEAQTVTDEHGFSAHFDIDPFRKYCLLNGLDDIGLTLRHVDALNDFEAKHDNEFWSAPKTA from the coding sequence ATGGAACCGATTAACGTTCTTACATCGAAAGCAATGCCGCTGCCGCTGCCGAACATCGACACGGACCAGATCATTCCGAAGCAGTTCCTCAAGCGCATTGAGCGTACAGGTTATGGCGACTTTCTGTTCTACGACTGGCGCTACAACCTGGACGTTCCGGATGATGTTTCGCCGAACAAGGACTTCGTGCTGAACAAGCCGGAATATCAAGGCGCAGAAATTCTGATTGCAGAAAAGAATTTCGGCTGCGGTTCGTCGCGTGAGCATGCGGCGTGGGCCATTTTCCAGTATGGCTTTCGCGTGGTGATTGCACCAACGTTTGCAGACATCTTCTACTCCAATGCAGGCAAGAACGGCATCATCCTTGTTCGTCTGAGCGAAGAAGATGTGACCGCGCTGATGACGCATTGCACGGAAGATACGAACAACCAGGTCACAGTAAATCTGGAAGCGCAGACGGTCACCGACGAACATGGCTTCTCAGCGCATTTTGACATTGATCCCTTCCGCAAGTATTGCCTGCTGAATGGACTGGATGACATCGGCCTGACACTGCGCCATGTAGATGCGTTGAACGATTTTGAAGCGAAGCACGATAACGAATTCTGGTCCGCGCCGAAAACGGCATGA
- a CDS encoding GNAT family N-acetyltransferase: MTTTFQLETDRLLLRPLNEADRDDFAAMNADADVMTYFVSPMTREESDAAFTRYTTHFQQNGFGFLAARARFTGEFAGIIGMQVMRFAVPNLPQPAVEIGWRLNRAQHGRGYATEGARAILNSAFQEHGLAEVVAITAVNNTPSRHVMDKLGMHHDASLDFDHPNVPTGHTLQRHVLYRLVNPRSTTREEV, encoded by the coding sequence GTGACCACTACCTTCCAGCTTGAAACTGACCGGCTGCTGCTCCGTCCGTTGAACGAAGCCGACCGCGATGATTTCGCCGCCATGAACGCCGATGCAGACGTGATGACCTACTTCGTTTCACCGATGACACGCGAAGAGAGCGACGCAGCGTTCACACGCTACACCACTCACTTTCAGCAGAACGGATTTGGCTTCCTTGCAGCGCGGGCACGTTTCACCGGCGAATTCGCAGGCATCATCGGCATGCAGGTGATGCGCTTCGCCGTCCCAAATCTGCCTCAGCCTGCGGTTGAAATCGGATGGCGGCTAAACCGCGCCCAGCATGGTCGGGGCTACGCCACTGAGGGTGCACGCGCCATCCTAAACTCGGCATTTCAGGAACATGGTCTCGCTGAAGTCGTCGCGATTACCGCTGTAAACAACACTCCATCTCGCCACGTCATGGACAAGCTTGGCATGCATCATGACGCATCACTGGACTTCGATCATCCCAACGTGCCAACCGGTCACACACTTCAGCGGCACGTTCTTTACCGTCTCGTCAATCCGCGCAGCACAACCCGAGAAGAGGTTTAA
- the ilvN gene encoding acetolactate synthase small subunit: MLHTFIAHVDNRPGVLTRVASLFRRLNINIVSLTVGETEREDVSRMTIVCDAPENAAFRVKASLYKLEITRDVDEVGRSEAVIRELCLVKVAAGPNAPHGVHSRTQIFELAQVFRARIVDLAPESVMLEMTGSASKIEGLIQVLRESAYEILEVSRTGRMAMRRGHHSGKVMKALGSKAHQTVFQINEPGELDPMDALPNQFAEHDV, from the coding sequence ATGCTTCACACCTTCATCGCACACGTTGATAACCGGCCCGGCGTCCTCACGCGCGTGGCTTCCCTGTTTCGCCGCCTGAACATCAATATTGTTTCGCTCACTGTGGGCGAGACAGAGCGTGAAGATGTTTCGCGCATGACCATCGTCTGCGACGCACCGGAGAACGCTGCGTTCCGTGTGAAGGCATCGCTGTACAAGCTGGAGATTACGCGCGACGTGGACGAAGTGGGCCGCAGCGAAGCTGTCATCCGTGAGCTTTGCCTGGTCAAAGTTGCCGCTGGCCCCAACGCACCGCACGGGGTACACTCACGCACGCAGATCTTCGAACTGGCACAGGTCTTCCGTGCACGCATTGTCGATCTTGCTCCTGAGAGCGTCATGCTCGAGATGACCGGCAGCGCCAGCAAGATTGAAGGCCTGATCCAGGTGTTGCGTGAGAGCGCGTACGAGATTCTCGAAGTCAGCCGTACCGGACGTATGGCGATGCGTCGTGGACATCACAGTGGCAAGGTAATGAAAGCGCTTGGCAGCAAGGCGCATCAGACTGTTTTTCAGATCAACGAACCAGGCGAGTTGGATCCTATGGATGCACTGCCAAATCAATTTGCGGAACACGATGTTTAA